aaggagctcagccctgaaccagacgccggctgTGCGTCGGTGAAtgttattgttatactgaaaagtgtggcaataaagccatttataaaacctgatctctgtcctgccgtcctctgtgctccacccacacgtagggtcgcttacagagtgtgaatggttgtttgcctctgtgtgtcagccctgcgatgatctggcaacttgtccagggtgtacctggaCCCctgctctcacccatagtcagctgggatagtaagctccagcttgcccgcaaccctgcacaggataagcggttatggataatggatggagggaaTGAGAGGATGGATGAATTGGCAAACAGGGTGTTAAAGAAAGGAAATGGAGAAATGCAAATTAGTATTAGTAAAGCAGAGGTTAAATGTGCAATCGGGGGGGGGATCAATGTAATGTCGCAAGAAAAGTGGGACAAGAGACATCTATATTACAttgctggcatttagcagacactcttatccagggcaatacacccagagcagttgggggttaggtgtagctcaaaggcacttcagccattcttgctggtccagggaatcaaaccagctaccttttggtcccaaagccacttctctaaccattagaccatggcttccccagtaaTAGTAAGTTCAAAAGAGTGTCAAAATGGTAAGGGTAGGTTGTGGATACAGGAGAGAGGAGGCTGTGTTGACCAGGTTAAGGTTGGGGCACTGTGCACTAAATAAAACCCTGAAAATGGAAGGGAAACATCAGACAAGCTTGTGTGTGTCAGGGACGTCAGGAAGAGGAGTCAGTGGAGTGTGTGGTTTTGAGTTGTAGGCGGTATGACACACACAGAGACGTGATGAGGAACAATCTGAGGGAGTTAGGGTTACAGGAGTTCACATCGAAAGATTATCGAACACGGGTAAAGGGCACAGGTTAGGATTCTGTTTGGTTTTAAGGgatatcgttttttttttttttttcttatataggATATGATGGATGAGTAGGAATAAGGTGTTAGGATGGACAGATTACATGGATAGAGCTAGGCTGTTGAATGTGGAGGACAAAATGTAGACGAAGGGATATGTGAAAGTCCCCTCACATGAATTAGGTTCTAAATCTAGTGTCTGATCCACGCTCCAGAGCAGacagtggcggtaatgcatcaATAAGCTGATGCCAACTACtgtagaagaagaggaagaagaagagcagATGACACAGAGCTGCTGTAAAGGAAATAACTGTTGTTACGTCTGGTTTCATCAGCCACTTTCCAAGCTTGGTTTCTTTTGAGTTACTACATATTAAAGTTTGCTTTGACTGAGTAAACAGGTTTATATGTGCAGAAAGGACTGCTATTTCGGAGAAAAGCACTTTTTGGGGGAATTTATTTGTCTATCAGAGTGAAGACACAGCTGTTGATCATCGACATCAACCGGTGAGTTGTCAATACAATACGATACGATACGATACCATGCGATAGAAGTGATCATTTGCAAATTACTTCCTaatcagacagagacagacagagagagagagagagagagagggatttaCTTATCATTTCCCTACATTCATTGCTCTTTATAAACAGATCAACACTGTAAACACTGTTTATTTAGGAACTTCATCCTTTTTCTTTTAGACTTTTGATCTGTTGATCTACATCATATAATATAAAGACTAAAAtgtatacaactacaataaatacttACTTGATTATGTTTGTATTAATTAGGTTATATATACAGGGCAGATTGGACTCAGGCCCTATTTAAAAGCTGGTACTTTCCACATCTTTGTTGTCAGGCGTGACATCCGATACCTTCCCGACCAACACCCTAATGCTGGAGCACTGCAAAGCTTAAAACTAAACCAATACAGGGTTGTGTAATAAAAAATGAATtatagaataataaaataatcaagctttttaataataacaacaacgaaGCACTTTGATAATTGTTTTGGTCAAAAAACtactttctaatttttttttttaaatccagtttGTTCCTCTTTTTCAGAAAGCCACAAAGCCATGACAAAAGGTTAAACGCTAAAATCTCACATGATAAATATCTGAGTGAGCAAACAATTCGCAATAATTTCTTCTTTAACCAGACTGAAACACTAGTGAGAAACGTCAATTATAAAAATAAACTAATGAGACACtttatatgttttatttttcATAGAGTggtttaaatgtgtgtgtgttggtaatTCCAGGTTCAGATCTGTCAGGTCAGAAGATTACCTTCCAGGACAACGTTGACTTGACAAGAAGACGTTTGTAGACATCGGTAAGGGTTTGTAAGTTTCATTTTGGTTTGCTTCAAAATAAATTCCCACAACGTTTACTGTCCTAATCTTTTCCTTTCTGCCAATACAGTTATCAATGGATGGACTGGTGCCTCCACCACCACCCCGtccatcctcctcctcttctcttgGTATCTATTATCCTCCTCCTCCCCGTCCTGCTCCGGCAGCAAGTGTCTTCAATCAGGGGAACAGTTCTGGACTCTCGCTGCCCAGCCAACAGCAGTACGTATGACGACTAGAAGCAGGTCAGAGTGGTTTAATGTTGGGTCTCTTTACCAGATGGACTCCTCTCTGCTGATGTTCTACACCAAGCTATGTTTCATGGCTCATCAGTCAGAATAAAAAACACCCTAACTTGGTCTCACCATGGCACATGAAAGCAGCCGcccacatcttttcaaactgctgctcatgctgtatCTGAGTACAGTGTAAAACACTCAGAGTCTCACACAGCATCCACTCTCTTCTTCatacgttacaggcatttagcagacgctcttgtcCAGAGCGATGTTCACAATTGGCTAGTGTCACGATGATTCTTTAATTGACAGGGGAGAGCtagtatgcccctcccacccagaaaGCAAGGCCAGGTTTTGCTCTTTTGGACGCCGGGTCATAGATGACATTGGGTGGCATCGTTGGGATTCAAACTTGCAATTTCCAGATAAGCGtgcttgtttttttattttataatttttgtaaattttctcatctcattatctctagccgctttatcctgttctacagggtcgcaggcaagctggagcctatcccagctgactacgggtgaaaggcggggtacaccctggacaagtcgccaggtcatcacagggctgacacatagacacagacaaccattcacactcacattcacacctacgctcaatttagagtcaccagttaacctaacctgcatgtctttggactgtgggggaaaccggagcacccggaggaaatccacacggacacggggagaacatgcaaactccacacagaaaggccctcgccggccacggggctcgaacccggaccttcttgctgtgaggcaacagcgctaaccactacaccaccgtgtagccctactgaagacatcaaaactataaaaaaaaaaaatctggaacatatatggaattatgtggtaaacaaaaaagtgtttaaaaaaacaaaaaatgtttgataGGTTTCAAAGATTCTTCAAAATATCCACCTtaatgacactttgtacactattggtgttatcttaaccagcttcatgaggtcatcacctggaatgcttttcaattaacagttgtgtctcatcaaaagttaattagtgggtgAGTTTCTTATCTTTCGAACGTGTTTGGGatcaaaatacagtaaatagccctattccacatcacaactgtagtaatccgtatatacacacacacacacacacacacatatatatagattagataaaactttattgatccttttgggagggttccctcagggaaataaataaataaataaataaataaatatatatatatatatatatatatatatatatatatatatatatatatatatatatatatatatatatatacacacacacaaccctgattccaaaaaagttaggacaaagtacaaattgtaaataaaaacggaatgcaataatttacaaatctcaaaaactgatattgtattcacaatagaacatagacagcatatcaaatgtcgcaagtgagacattttgaaatttcatgccaaatattggctcatttgaaatttcatgacagcaacacatctcaaaaaagttgggacaggggcagtaagaggctggaaaagttaaaggtacaaaaaaggaacagctggaggaccaaagtgcaactcattaggtcaattggcaataggtcattaacatgactgggtataaaaagagcatcttggagtgccagcggctctcagaagtaaagatgggaagaggatcaccaatccccctaattctgcaccaacaaatagtggagcaatatcagaaaggagttcgacagtgtaaaattgcaaagagtttgaacataacatcatctacagtgcataatatcatcaaaagattcagagaatctggaagaatctctgtgcgtaagggtcaaggccggaaaatcatactgggtgcccgtgatcttcgggcccttagacggcactgcatcacatacaggcatgcttctgtattggaaatcacaaaatgggctcaggaatatttccagagaacattatctgtgaacacaattcaccgtgccatccgccgttgccagctaaaactctatagttcaaagaagaagccgtatctaaacatgatccagaagcgcagacgtcttctctgggccaaggctcatttaaaatggactgtggcaaagtggaaaactgttctgtggtcagacgaatcaaaatttgaagttctttatggaaatcagggacgccgtgtcattcggactaaagaggagaaggacgacccaagttgttatcagcgctcagttcagaagcctgcatctctgatggtatggggttgcattagtgcgtgtggcatgggcagcttacacatctggaaagacaccatcaatgctgaaaggtatatccaggttctagagcaacatatgctcccatccagacgacgtctctttcagggaagactttgcattttccaacatgacaatgccaaaccacatactgcatcaattacagcatcatggctgcgtagaagaagggtccgggtactgaactgagcctgcagtccagatctttcacccatagaaaacatttggcgcatcataaaacggaagatatgacaaaaaagacctaagacagttgagcaactagaatcctacattagacaagaatgggttaacattcctatccctaaacttgagcaacttgtctcctcagtccccagacgtttacagactgttgtaaagagaaaaggggatgtctcacagtggtaaacatggccttgtcccaactttttttagatgtgttgttgtcatgaaatttaaaatcatctaatttttctctttaaatgatacattttctcagtttaaacatttgatatgtcatctatgttctattctgaataaaatatggcattttgaaacttccacatcattgcattctgtttttatttacaatttgtactttgtctcaacttttttggaatcggggttgtatatatatatatatatacaaccccgattccaaaaaagttgagacaaagtacaaattgtaaataaaaacagaatgcaatgatgtggaagtttcaaaatgccatattttatatatatatatatatacacacatacatacactgtgtgtgtgtatatatatatatatatatatatatatatatatatatatatatatatatatatatatatacacacacagttaggtccatatatatttggacactgacacaaattttgttttttttttacctgtttactgaaacatattcaagttatagttatataatggacatggacataaagtccagactttcagctttcatttgaggatatccacattaaaattggatgaagggtttaggagtttcagctccttaacatgtgccaccctgtttttaaagggaccaaaagaaattggacaattgactcaaaggctatttcatgggcaggtgtgggcaattcctttgttatgtcattctcaattaagcagataaaaggcctggagttgatttgaggtgtggtgcttgcatttggaagattttgctgtgaagaaaacatgcggtcaaatgagctctccatgcaggtgaaagaagccatccttaagctgtgaaaacagaaaaaacccatccgagaaattgctacaatattaggagtggcaaaatctacagtttggtacatcctgagaaagaaacaaagcactggtgaactcatcagtgcaaaaagacctggacactcacagaagacaacagttgtggatgatcgcagaataatttccatggtgaagagaaaccccttcacaacagccaaccaagtcaacaacactctccaggaggtaggcgtatcaatatccaaatctaccataaagagaagactacatgaaagtaaatacagagggttcactgcacggtgcaagccactcataagcctcaagaataaaaaggctagattggactttgctaaaaaacatctagaaaagccagcacagttctggaagaacattcttttggacagatgaaaccaagatcaacctctaccagaatgatggaaagaaaaaagtatggtgaaggcatggtacagctcatgatccaaagcataccacatcatctgtaaaacacagcggaggcagtgtgctggcttgggcatgcatggctgccagtggcactgggtcactagtgtttattgatgatgtgacacaggacagaagcagccagatgaattctgaggtattcagagacacattgtgtgctcaaatccagccaaactgattggtcggcgtttcataatacagatggacaatgacccaaaacataaagccaaagcaacccaggagtttattaaagcaaagaagtggaatattcttgaatggccaagtcaggcacctgatctcaacccaattgagcatgcatttcacttgttaaagactaaacttcagacagaaaggcccacaaacaaacagcaactgaaaaccgctgcagtaaaggcctggcagagcattaaaaaggaggaaacacagcgtctggtgatgtccatgagttcaagacttcaggcagtcattgccaacaaagggttttcaatcaagtattagaaatgaacattttatttacaattatttaatttgtccaattatttttgagcccctgaaatgaagggattgtgtttcaaaaaatgctttagttcctcacatttttatgcaatcattttgttcaacccactgaattaaagctgaaagtctgaacttcaactgcatctgaattgttttgttcacaattcattgtggtaatgtacagaaccaaaattagaaaaatgttgcctctgtccaaatatttatggacctaactgtgtgtgtgtatatatatatatatatatatatatatatatatatatatatatatatatacatacatacatacatacagtggtgcttgaaagtttgtgaaccctttacaattttctatatttctgcataaatatgacctaaaacatcgtcagattttcacacaagtcctaaaagtagataaagagaacccagataaacaaatgagacaaaaatactatacttggtcatttatttattgaggaaaatgatccaatattacatatctgtgagtggcaaaagtatgtgaacctttaggattagcacttaatttgaaggtgaaatgagtcaggtgttttcaatcaatgggatgacaatcaggtgtgagtgggcaccctgttttatttaaagaacagggatctatcaaagtctgatcttcacaacacatgtttgtggaagtgtatcatggcacgaacaaagcagatttctgaggacctcagaaaaagcgtttttgattctcatcaggctggaaaaggttacaaaaccatctctaaagagtttggactccaccaatccacagtcacacagattgtgtacaaatggaggaaattcaagaccattgttaccctccccaggagtggtcgaccaacaaagatcactccaagagcaaggcatggaatagtcggcgaggtcacaagggaccccagggtaacttctaagcaactgaagacctctctcacattggctaatgttaatgttcatgagtccaccatcaggagaatactgaacaacaatggtgtgcatggcagggttgcaaggagaaagccactgctctccaaaaagaacattgctgctcgtctacagtttgctaaagatcacgtggacaagccagaaggctattgaaaaaatgttttgtggacggatgagaccaaaatagaactttctggtttaaatgagaagcattatgtttggagaaaggaaaatactgcattccagcataagaaccttatcccatctgtgaaacatggtggtggtagtatcatggtttgggcctgttttgctgcatctgggccaggacggcttgccatcattgatggaacaatgaattctgtattataccagcgaattctaaaggaaaatgtcaggacgtctgtccatgaactgaatctcaagagaaggtgggtcatgcagcaagacaacaaccctaagcacacaagtcgttctaccaaagaatggttaaagaagaataaagttaatgttttggaatggccaagtcaaagtcctgaccttaatccaatggaaatgttgtggaaggacctgaagcgagcagttcatgtgaggaaacccaccaacatcccagagttgaagctgttctgtacggaggaatgggctaaaattcctccaagccggtgtgcaggactgatcaacagttaccgcaaacgtttagttgcagttattgctgcacaagggggtcacaccagatactgaaagcaaaggttcacatacttttgccactcacagatatgtaatattggataattttcctcaataaataaatgaccaagtataatatttttgtctcatttgtttaactgggttctcttcatctacttttaggacttgtgtggaaatctgatgatgttttaggtcatatttatgcagaaatatagaaaattctaaagggttcacaaactttcaagcaccactgtatatatatatatatatatatatatatatatatatattacatcaagaactgaacaactaagtaaagggaaacgacatccatcactgctttaagacatgaagtgacttttaatgaataaaaataaagaaaaaacattgaatttgaaggtgtgtccaaacttttgactggcattgTATTTCTGGATTACAACATTACAATTTACAGAAAGATAACAAAATTGAAATTTATTCAACACCAACATAAACCTATTAAATGaagcaacctctctctctctctctctctctctctctcagctctggCTCAGGTGGTGATAATGGTGATGATCATTCTCCAGATTCAGGTAATCTATATCACTGATGTCCAATGTAACAACATCTGAATTCTTTTTCGAAATAAAGGCGTCTGCAGTTTTTTCTGTAGTTTCATCGCTCTACTACAATAaactaaccatccatccatttattttgtttgttttgtgtgtgctGCAGGTGGGACCGTACCAATGGGAACAGCGGTAACTCTAGATCATCACTTTTCACTGTTAAAGTGCTAGTGAATTTGAGTCCCTTTTACTGACCCTGACAAGTAAAAATGCATCAATCATATCCACTATCAGTCTGATAACCTTCTCGTTTACTCACTTACTCAATGTGCAACGTAAGCACACAATCGTGTGCACACAACTTCACAACATTGTTAATATTGTGTTACAGACTTCACATTAACACGTGACGAATATCAGGCTTTGCATCTGATTACTGATGGATTGTTTTTGGATgttgaatacaaccccgattccaaaaaagttgggacaaagtacaaattgtaaataaaagcagaatgcaataatttacaaatctcaaaaactgatattgtattcacaatagaacatagacaacatatcaaatgtcgaaagtgagacattttgaaatttcatgccaaatatcggctcatttgaaatttcatgacagcaacacatctcaaaaaagttgggacaggggcaataagaggctggaaaagttaaaggtacaaaaaaggaacagctggaggaccaaattgcaactcattaggtcaattggcaataggtcattaacatgactgggtataaaaagagcatcttggagtggcagcggctctcagaagtaaagatgggaagatgatcaccaatccccctaattctgcgccgacaaatagtggagcaatatcagaaaggagttcaacagtgtaaaattgcaaagagtttgaacatatcatcatctacagtgcatatcatcatcaaaagattcagagaatctggaagaatctctgtgcctaagggtcaaggctggaaaaccatactgggtgcccatgatcttcgggcccttagacggcactgcatcacatacaggcatgcttctgtattggaaatcacaaaatgggctcaggaatatttccagagaacattatctgtgaacacagttcaccgtgccatccgccgttgtcagctaaaactctatagttcaaagaagaagccgtatctaaacatgatccagaagcgcagacgtcttctctgggccaaggctcatttaaaatggactgtggcaaagtggaaaactgttctgtggtcagacgaatcaaaatttcaagttctttatggaaatcagggacgccgtgtcattcggactaaagaggagaaggacgacccgagttgttatcagcgctcagttcagaagcctgcatctctgatggaatggggttgcattagtgcatgtggcatgggcagcttacacatctggaaagagaccatcaatgctgaaaggtatatccaggttctagagcaacatatggtcccatccagacgacgtctctttcagggaagaccttgcattttccaacatgacaa
The DNA window shown above is from Neoarius graeffei isolate fNeoGra1 chromosome 18, fNeoGra1.pri, whole genome shotgun sequence and carries:
- the LOC132866785 gene encoding uncharacterized protein LOC132866785 is translated as MDGLVPPPPPRPSSSSSLGIYYPPPPRPAPAASVFNQGNSSGLSLPSQQHSGSGGDNGDDHSPDSGGTVPMGTADDCQVPMQETNPTSIYTPTSDAPEIHESEQASLENAEKLNEPVQESTDGERVEQGDTASMGEKGTPDNTSK